In the genome of Rhodamnia argentea isolate NSW1041297 chromosome 3, ASM2092103v1, whole genome shotgun sequence, one region contains:
- the LOC115726890 gene encoding GDSL esterase/lipase At4g18970-like, with the protein MILVGANLIGCAPYALALSPPTFSKCIDHINFSIRTFNEKRKPLVGYLNENFPNAKFTYLNAYAISHELLDNPSRYGFKVTTTACCGLGRKRGSIVCPRNQIPRKNRDEHCFWDSYHVTEAANLVIARKLLSDEAEFFTYPFTISQLARL; encoded by the exons ATGATCCTAGTGGGGGCAAACTTAATTGGGTGCGCACCATATGCATTGGCACTTAGTCCTCCAACCTTTTCGAAGTGCATAGACCACATCAATTTCTCTATTCGGACATTCAATGAGAAGCGTAAACCTCTTGTCGGTTACTTGAACGAGAACTTCCCCAATGCTAAATTCACTTATCTGAATGCTTACGCTATCTCTCATGAATTACTAGACAATCCTTCGCGATATG GCTTCAAAGTCACCACAACTGCTTGCTGTGGGCTTGGAAGGAAGCGTGGTTCGATCGTTTGTCCTAGAAACCAAATTCCACGCAAGAACAGGGACGAGCACTGCTTTTGGGACTCTTACCATGTCACTGAAGCCGCCAATCTGGTCATTGCCAGAAAGCTGCTCAGCGACGAAGCTGAATTCTTCACTTACCCGTTCACTATTTCCCAACTAGCCAGGCTCTAA